AAGGAGCCAGAATTTGGAAAGGGGCCTCTACCGCATTGGCGAAACGATTGGATAATATTGCATTTTTAAGAACTAAAATTGAATTAATTGGGCATTTTTTTGAAGAAGAGGAAATTTCAGAAATATGGATTACATTTCCTGATCCTTTTCCAAGGCCCAGCAAATCAAACAGGCGGCTCACTTCTCCAATATTTCTAGACCACTATTCCAAAGTCCTGGAAGATGGAGCCTATTTACATTTGAAAACAGATGATCCGGGATTGTATGTATTTAGTTTGCAAACCATTCAGTCCCATCCAAACTATACCGTATTGTATCATGATGATGACATCTATGGCAAAACACTCCCCTACCCTGAATTAGAAATTAAAACCTACTATGAGAATATCCATTTGGATCTCGGCAAAAAGATTAAGTACATCAGAGCGAGGCACCATAAACAATACAGATAGAAGAATTAAAATCTTAAATTTCAAGTGAATATAAGATTGTTTCCAAATTAAGAATTTGAACAGGAAGTCGTAAATAAATAATAAATTTGTTTCCAAATCAATTGG
This window of the Saprospiraceae bacterium genome carries:
- the trmB gene encoding tRNA (guanosine(46)-N7)-methyltransferase TrmB, giving the protein MVKRSKLEKFAANLGFTNVFENFNFQNPSLHQSLHEEVELKGKWRANHFMNNDPLILELACGRGEYCLGLAAMYPNKNYIGVDIKGARIWKGASTALAKRLDNIAFLRTKIELIGHFFEEEEISEIWITFPDPFPRPSKSNRRLTSPIFLDHYSKVLEDGAYLHLKTDDPGLYVFSLQTIQSHPNYTVLYHDDDIYGKTLPYPELEIKTYYENIHLDLGKKIKYIRARHHKQYR